A stretch of Plectropomus leopardus isolate mb chromosome 24, YSFRI_Pleo_2.0, whole genome shotgun sequence DNA encodes these proteins:
- the LOC121962681 gene encoding claudin-34-like, with the protein MPYLAHTAHAQLGALWLGCVGWTLTATALGLIQWRVWLVSDRDVISSGVAWVGVWRTCFNSHTLVTPGFRVMHCRYISLTEEFTPPEIAAGQVLMFLSLLVGLCGNAGGVYALRNVYFGMKESPIRSAFLTTGALCIMAAVMSLIPLLWNLSAVVTNQTIKFPAEFKMPPAPDSQHVGCGIGVGMVGAVLMVVSGIVFCTYRLPVRSQPVDGSLPARLDSGAAQGKDNPAFESHGHL; encoded by the coding sequence ATGCCCTACCTGGCTCACACCGCCCACGCCCAGCTCGGCGCCCTCTGGCTGGGCTGTGTTGGCTGGACGCTCACTGCCACCGCTCTTGGACTAATCCAATGGAGGGTTTGGCTGGTGTCCGACAGGGACGTCATCAGCTCCGGGGTGGCCTGGGTGGGCGTGTGGCGGACCTGCTTCAACAGCCACACCCTTGTGACCCCTGGCTTCAGGGTCATGCACTGCAGGTACATTAGCCTGACGGAGGAGTTCACGCCGCCGGAGATTGCGGCAGGTCAGGTGCTCATGTTCCTGTCTCTGCTCGTGGGGCTCTGCGGGAACGCCGGCGGAGTTTATGCCTTGAGGAACGTCTACTTCGGGATGAAGGAATCCCCAATCCGCTCAGCATTCCTCACCACTGGCGCTCTGTGCATCATGGCCGCCGTGATGTCACTCATCCCACTCCTGTGGAACCTGAGCGCGGTGGTGACCAATCAGACCATAAAGTTCCCCGCTGAGTTTAAAATGCCCCCGGCGCCGGACTCTCAACACGTGGGGTGCGGCATCGGGGTCGGCATGGTGGGGGCGGTCCTCATGGTCGTCTCTGGGATTGTTTTCTGTACGTACAGGTTACCGGTGAGGTCACAGCCCGTGGATGGGTCGTTACCTGCACGATTAGACAGCGGGGCGGCCCAGGGGAAAGATAACCCCGCGTTTGAGTCTCACGGACACTTGTGA